A single window of Candidatus Aenigmatarchaeota archaeon DNA harbors:
- a CDS encoding glycosyltransferase family 39 protein: MIESMREEILLTIIIILGCFLTFYPHLNYPYPIHVDEWFHISEAKMMASEQDIDWYSGKPFRLGMERGWHLTLSFFQLIFKLDPKEWIFVPLIIHSISIIVIFVFVSKLLGKTQGLIAAFLTAIIPSNLTIGGPIFLVPVNLSMIFIPFSLLMAFNLFGIKNKLNYLLLSVSLTYLLYSHPPSAMALLLILGFYLILSLLKGDPNSKFLLISILVSLILSIPNYVQEIKNKGIESVKFNFWITLRGIPTLYGYIPTFFFLVGSYSLSQKNRKEFLSIIFSVFFLIINLALFANFKINYLIPYQRVYMPLFILMNVITSAGFVKILEMKPKKFGLIILIVLLGITAYFSIKDKINTPLYHLIDGKDYDNFVW, from the coding sequence ATGATAGAGTCTATGAGAGAAGAAATTCTATTAACTATTATAATAATATTAGGTTGTTTTCTCACTTTTTACCCTCATTTAAATTACCCCTATCCAATCCATGTGGATGAATGGTTTCATATATCTGAAGCAAAGATGATGGCATCCGAGCAAGATATAGATTGGTATTCTGGAAAACCCTTTAGATTGGGAATGGAAAGAGGTTGGCACTTGACTCTTTCATTCTTCCAACTAATTTTTAAATTGGATCCAAAAGAATGGATTTTTGTCCCTCTCATCATTCACTCTATTTCAATAATTGTAATTTTTGTGTTTGTTTCGAAGTTACTCGGTAAGACCCAAGGACTTATTGCAGCATTTTTAACAGCAATAATACCTTCCAACCTGACTATAGGTGGCCCGATATTCCTTGTTCCCGTAAACCTTAGCATGATTTTTATTCCCTTTTCACTCTTAATGGCATTCAATCTGTTTGGAATTAAAAACAAACTAAATTATCTATTACTTTCAGTTTCACTGACATATCTTCTTTATTCACATCCCCCTTCGGCCATGGCTTTACTCCTGATTTTAGGGTTTTATCTAATTCTATCGTTACTTAAAGGAGACCCAAACTCAAAATTCTTGTTAATTTCCATCTTGGTATCTCTTATCCTTTCCATTCCAAACTATGTTCAGGAAATAAAAAACAAAGGTATAGAAAGTGTTAAATTTAATTTCTGGATAACATTGAGAGGAATTCCAACATTATATGGATATATACCAACATTTTTTTTCCTAGTGGGTTCCTACTCACTTTCACAAAAAAATAGGAAGGAATTCCTTTCAATAATTTTCTCGGTCTTTTTCCTAATAATAAATCTCGCTCTTTTTGCAAATTTCAAAATCAATTATCTGATCCCTTACCAAAGGGTTTACATGCCACTATTCATTCTTATGAATGTCATAACATCTGCTGGATTTGTAAAAATACTGGAAATGAAGCCAAAAAAATTTGGTCTAATTATACTAATAGTTTTGCTTGGGATTACAGCCTACTTTTCCATCAAGGATAAGATAAATACACCTCTTTATCATCTAATAGATGGCAAGGATTATGATAATTTTGTATGG
- a CDS encoding MgtC/SapB family protein: protein MIFSGHESEFIIDLLLCLFAGFVIGAERESRGKDAGISTHTFVITGSMLFTFLSMRVDPDSISRIAAQIVTGIGFLGAGLILKEGTNVKNLTTAASIWFAGGIGMAFGFGYHLVGLIATIISVFVPRIPHISKMSPEAKDAKS, encoded by the coding sequence ATGATTTTTAGTGGTCATGAATCAGAGTTTATAATTGATTTGCTACTTTGTTTATTTGCTGGGTTTGTGATAGGTGCAGAGAGGGAATCCAGGGGAAAGGATGCGGGAATCAGCACCCACACCTTTGTCATAACCGGTTCCATGCTCTTCACATTCCTGTCCATGAGGGTTGATCCGGATTCTATCTCGAGAATTGCAGCACAGATAGTGACAGGGATCGGTTTTTTGGGTGCCGGGCTCATACTTAAAGAGGGTACAAATGTCAAAAACCTCACTACTGCTGCCAGCATATGGTTCGCAGGTGGTATTGGAATGGCCTTTGGTTTTGGCTATCATCTGGTAGGTTTGATCGCCACAATAATTTCTGTTTTTGTCCCCAGGATACCACACATAAGCAAGATGAGTCCTGAGGCCAAGGATGCCAAAAGTTAG
- a CDS encoding patatin-like phospholipase family protein gives MTEEKKIGLALSGGGYGGWVHLGVCEVLEREKIPIDIIVGTSAGGVVGLALACGLSVRDVIKHSKILKEKDFKRISDNTYGVFDYRPGIEKIRKIIGDKNIEDLPKKFAAVAVDITTGEEVVIDKGPAIKAIEATICIPGMFPPVEINGRYLVDGGLLNILPVDVCRNMGADVVIGVDVSKSFKVSFNYKPKKLGPFQKRIITSLRNPYVSLIFKRNDLINTIFGSVHIMGHRLRREKLEKYPPNVLIECDYESAGILDLVVDDKKYRNMLIERGKSIAESRLDDIRNLLN, from the coding sequence ATGACGGAGGAGAAGAAAATAGGATTGGCTTTGAGCGGCGGTGGATACGGTGGATGGGTTCATCTGGGTGTGTGTGAAGTTCTTGAAAGGGAGAAGATACCAATAGACATAATAGTTGGTACAAGTGCAGGTGGTGTTGTTGGTCTTGCATTGGCATGTGGTTTGTCAGTAAGGGATGTTATAAAACACTCAAAGATACTCAAGGAGAAGGACTTCAAGAGAATTTCAGACAACACCTATGGTGTATTTGACTATAGGCCGGGTATAGAAAAGATAAGGAAGATAATTGGAGACAAGAATATAGAGGATCTTCCAAAAAAATTTGCCGCGGTTGCTGTTGATATAACAACGGGGGAGGAAGTTGTGATAGACAAGGGTCCTGCAATAAAAGCAATTGAGGCAACCATTTGCATACCGGGTATGTTTCCGCCAGTTGAGATAAATGGAAGATATCTTGTTGATGGTGGTTTGTTGAACATACTTCCTGTGGATGTTTGCAGAAACATGGGTGCTGATGTTGTGATCGGCGTTGATGTCTCAAAATCATTCAAAGTCAGCTTCAACTACAAACCTAAAAAACTAGGACCTTTCCAAAAAAGGATAATAACATCTCTCAGGAACCCGTATGTTTCACTCATATTCAAGAGAAATGATCTGATAAATACCATATTTGGTTCGGTTCATATAATGGGCCACAGGTTGAGAAGGGAAAAACTGGAAAAATATCCACCGAATGTTTTGATAGAGTGTGATTATGAGAGTGCGGGGATTCTTGACTTGGTTGTTGATGACAAGAAATATAGGAATATGTTGATAGAAAGAGGAAAAAGTATAGCCGAGTCAAGGTTGGATGATATTAGAAATCTTCTGAATTAG